Proteins from a single region of Belliella baltica DSM 15883:
- a CDS encoding RagB/SusD family nutrient uptake outer membrane protein — protein MKRFNIYNYLVVLLLLVGVSCDTLEQEPVNQIDVDGAITTNRNAQLALAGIYNAMQSGNYYGLRYLYYQDVYTDNLEHAGTFPTDQEVSNKRINPSNLQMRSTWQTMYGAIRNANFVIFSAPNIENITDAQRLAIIAEARFLRAFVYFDMLRVFGGVPIVEDFIADTESLNFAPRASSQEMYQFIIDDLTFAEQNIGNTPSAPFRARRFAATALLARVYLQQGNNALAAQKASEVINSGVYTLQSSYADIFRIKGNNEMILELNFTNVSGDQNTLAISSDPATGGQKFYLRPDFFSLFQASGNNGDVRFAASVLSASNRLRVVKYFRSATNDDNVPLIRLAEMFMIRAEANARAAGTGLLTNTQIIDDINVIRNRAGLSSLLLTDLLTNEAALTEILQQRRLEFAFEGHRYTDMQRFGIIGNLFPANEQFRVIWPIPLQEIEVNDNLVQNDGY, from the coding sequence ATGAAAAGATTTAATATATATAACTACTTGGTTGTCCTGCTGCTGTTAGTCGGTGTGTCTTGTGATACACTAGAACAGGAGCCTGTAAACCAAATTGATGTTGATGGTGCAATCACCACCAATAGAAATGCGCAATTGGCTTTAGCAGGTATTTACAATGCCATGCAAAGTGGAAACTACTATGGTTTAAGATACTTGTATTATCAGGATGTATACACAGATAATCTTGAACATGCAGGTACATTCCCCACCGATCAAGAAGTAAGTAATAAGAGAATTAACCCTTCAAACTTACAAATGAGAAGTACTTGGCAAACCATGTATGGTGCGATAAGAAATGCAAATTTTGTAATCTTCTCTGCACCGAATATTGAAAATATCACTGATGCACAAAGGTTAGCAATTATCGCTGAAGCAAGATTCTTAAGAGCTTTTGTTTACTTTGATATGCTTAGAGTATTCGGTGGTGTTCCTATCGTTGAGGATTTCATAGCAGATACAGAAAGCTTGAATTTTGCTCCAAGAGCTTCTTCTCAAGAAATGTATCAGTTTATCATTGATGATTTGACATTTGCAGAGCAAAATATAGGTAATACACCTAGTGCCCCATTTAGAGCAAGAAGATTCGCAGCTACAGCTTTGCTAGCAAGAGTATATTTACAGCAAGGCAACAATGCTTTGGCAGCTCAGAAGGCTTCTGAGGTTATCAACTCAGGTGTATACACGCTACAGTCTTCTTACGCAGACATCTTCAGAATCAAGGGAAACAATGAAATGATCCTTGAGTTGAATTTCACCAATGTATCAGGAGATCAAAATACTTTGGCTATTTCTTCAGATCCAGCTACTGGTGGACAGAAGTTTTATTTAAGACCTGATTTCTTCAGCCTTTTCCAAGCTTCAGGCAATAATGGAGATGTAAGATTTGCAGCTTCTGTATTATCCGCTAGTAATAGATTGAGAGTAGTAAAATACTTCCGATCGGCTACCAATGATGACAATGTTCCTTTGATCAGACTTGCAGAGATGTTTATGATCAGAGCGGAAGCAAATGCTAGAGCTGCTGGTACTGGCTTGTTGACCAACACGCAGATCATAGACGATATTAATGTCATCAGAAATAGAGCAGGTCTATCCAGTCTTTTGCTTACTGATTTATTGACGAATGAAGCAGCTTTGACTGAAATTCTTCAGCAAAGAAGACTTGAGTTTGCTTTTGAAGGTCATAGATACACTGATATGCAAAGATTTGGCATCATAGGGAACCTTTTCCCTGCCAATGAACAATTTAGAGTGATTTGGCCAATACCACTTCAAGAGATTGAGGTGAATGATAACCTTGTCCAAAATGATGGATACTAA
- a CDS encoding SusC/RagA family TonB-linked outer membrane protein translates to MRKVLLIILSLFAFSFHGEVWAQQRQVTGTVISAEDNLPLPGVNIRIKGTTRGAITDIDGKYSIQASENETLVYSFVGFLSQEAAVGNRSTIDITLQLDSKTLSEVVVVGYGSVEKKELTGSVGQLNAAIIKDVPALGVDQALQGRIAGVQITQNAGTPGAGISVRVRGSSSISASNQPLFVIDGVPMTTGDPSQLGFGGQSSNALADLNPNDIESMEVLKDAAAAAIYGSRAANGVVLITTKRGADQKTQVNLNVYGGTQQLWNEPRFLDRNGYLDLFKDAFAEDFFGVPSSEISDEEILDFYYGGLPYGDDVNTNWVREVTRSAPIQNYELSISGGNEKTKYYISGNYFDQQGTVINSSYSRMSTRFNLDHKINDRFEISFNSGISRAVQNRIVSDNTLNGPFANSLAASPLWPVFEEDGSYTRPQFFYSNPVAVGTENDDENQSIRIFTNALAKYKVNEGLNFNVRVGADVLNFSERRYTPDNYPGSSSTAEGGSGSFSTFNPIKWVAEAFVDYSKVFDGGHSLNLVVGHNREENLISSSSVRGIQFPGDRFRYIGAAALVNEGSNNFVGWGLESYFGRVNYSYKERYLFSSSFRADASSRFGPNNRWGYFPSVSAGWRINEEAFMQDLDVFSDLKIRGSFGLTGNQEIGNFSWRGLVGSGNYLGSPSIVPVQLGNPDLKWENTAQTDIGLDVGLFNGRLTLVADYYYKKTTDLLFARPIPTQNGYGSFQSNVGSVENKGWEFTVSTVNIDRPNGLNWRTDLNLTFNRNKILELYNGEDVFYGFGGNSIVLREGQPIGTFYGFISDGVFATQADVPESRQEFGIRAGDMNYRDINGDGIITDDDFTVIGNAQPKFFGGFTNSISYKGFDAQVFMQFSYGNDIWNAAGSFQEGMFANFFDDNNKATVEGRWRSEEQPGNGSMPRAAYDVSANRNNQSNTSRFIEDGSYLRVKNLVIGYRLPADVLERVKLRSVRFYAQAQNLLTFTNYSGFDPEVNFAGTSNTTIGVDFYTFPQPRTYTFGVNIGF, encoded by the coding sequence ATGAGAAAAGTATTACTAATCATTTTGTCGCTTTTCGCTTTTTCCTTCCATGGGGAGGTTTGGGCGCAGCAGCGACAGGTAACAGGTACAGTAATCTCGGCAGAAGATAACCTTCCCTTGCCGGGAGTGAATATTCGTATCAAAGGTACCACGAGAGGTGCGATTACGGATATCGATGGAAAGTATTCCATCCAAGCTTCTGAGAACGAGACATTGGTCTATTCCTTTGTGGGATTTCTTTCTCAAGAAGCAGCTGTAGGAAATAGGTCTACTATAGACATCACGCTACAATTAGACTCTAAAACCTTGAGTGAAGTAGTCGTTGTTGGTTATGGAAGTGTGGAGAAAAAAGAATTAACAGGATCTGTTGGTCAGTTAAATGCCGCTATTATTAAGGACGTCCCTGCACTCGGTGTAGATCAAGCTTTGCAAGGTCGTATAGCAGGTGTACAGATTACTCAAAATGCTGGTACTCCAGGTGCTGGTATTTCTGTTAGGGTGAGAGGTTCATCTTCTATTTCTGCTTCCAATCAGCCTTTATTTGTAATAGATGGCGTACCAATGACCACGGGAGATCCTTCTCAACTTGGTTTTGGTGGACAGTCATCGAATGCTTTAGCTGACTTGAATCCAAATGACATCGAGTCTATGGAAGTATTGAAAGATGCTGCTGCTGCTGCGATCTATGGCTCAAGAGCTGCCAATGGTGTGGTTTTGATTACTACCAAGAGAGGTGCAGATCAGAAAACACAGGTAAACTTGAATGTATATGGCGGTACACAACAATTGTGGAATGAGCCAAGATTCTTGGATAGAAATGGTTACTTGGATTTGTTCAAAGATGCCTTTGCAGAGGATTTCTTCGGTGTTCCTTCTTCTGAAATTTCTGATGAAGAGATCTTAGATTTCTATTATGGAGGCTTGCCTTATGGAGATGATGTCAATACCAATTGGGTGAGAGAAGTAACCAGGTCAGCTCCTATTCAAAACTATGAATTGAGTATCAGTGGAGGTAATGAAAAGACAAAGTACTACATTTCGGGTAACTACTTCGATCAACAAGGTACAGTGATCAATTCAAGTTATTCTAGGATGTCAACTAGGTTCAACCTAGATCATAAAATCAATGACAGATTTGAAATTTCATTCAACTCGGGTATCAGTAGAGCGGTTCAAAACAGGATCGTTTCAGATAATACTTTGAATGGTCCTTTTGCAAACTCACTTGCCGCCTCACCATTGTGGCCAGTATTTGAAGAAGATGGTTCATATACAAGACCACAATTCTTCTATTCAAATCCAGTAGCTGTGGGAACCGAAAATGATGATGAAAATCAATCCATCAGAATTTTCACTAATGCTTTGGCAAAATATAAAGTAAATGAAGGTTTGAATTTCAATGTTAGAGTTGGTGCTGATGTTTTAAACTTTTCTGAGAGAAGATATACACCTGATAACTATCCAGGATCTTCTTCTACAGCAGAAGGAGGATCTGGTTCTTTCTCTACTTTCAATCCTATCAAATGGGTAGCTGAAGCATTTGTGGACTATTCGAAAGTTTTTGACGGTGGTCATAGCTTAAATTTAGTAGTAGGTCACAACAGAGAGGAAAACTTGATATCATCTTCATCTGTAAGAGGAATTCAGTTTCCAGGAGATAGATTTAGATATATTGGAGCAGCTGCTTTGGTAAATGAAGGTTCCAATAATTTTGTTGGCTGGGGATTAGAGTCATACTTTGGTCGAGTTAATTACAGCTACAAAGAAAGATACTTATTCAGCTCTTCATTTAGAGCAGATGCATCTTCGAGATTTGGTCCTAATAATAGATGGGGGTATTTCCCATCGGTTTCAGCAGGCTGGAGAATCAATGAGGAAGCCTTTATGCAAGACTTGGATGTGTTTTCAGACTTGAAAATTAGAGGTAGCTTTGGTTTGACAGGAAATCAAGAGATTGGTAACTTTTCTTGGAGAGGTCTAGTAGGATCAGGAAATTATTTGGGTTCACCTTCTATTGTACCAGTTCAGCTAGGTAATCCTGATTTGAAGTGGGAAAACACTGCTCAGACTGATATTGGATTGGATGTTGGTTTATTCAACGGACGTTTGACTTTGGTAGCTGATTATTATTACAAAAAGACTACTGATTTGCTTTTTGCAAGACCTATTCCTACCCAAAATGGTTATGGTTCGTTCCAATCAAACGTAGGATCTGTAGAGAACAAAGGTTGGGAATTTACTGTATCCACGGTTAATATTGATAGACCAAATGGGTTGAATTGGAGAACAGATCTTAATTTGACTTTCAATAGAAATAAAATTCTAGAACTATACAATGGTGAAGATGTATTTTATGGGTTTGGAGGCAATTCTATCGTCTTGAGAGAAGGTCAGCCTATAGGTACATTCTATGGATTTATATCTGACGGAGTTTTTGCTACCCAAGCGGATGTTCCAGAATCAAGACAAGAGTTTGGAATTAGAGCAGGGGATATGAACTATAGAGATATCAACGGTGATGGGATAATCACTGATGATGACTTTACGGTAATTGGTAATGCCCAGCCGAAATTTTTCGGAGGATTTACCAATAGTATTAGTTATAAAGGCTTCGATGCTCAAGTATTCATGCAGTTTTCTTATGGAAATGATATCTGGAATGCAGCAGGATCATTCCAAGAGGGTATGTTTGCTAATTTCTTCGATGACAACAACAAAGCTACAGTAGAAGGAAGATGGAGATCAGAGGAGCAGCCTGGAAATGGATCTATGCCAAGAGCAGCTTATGATGTATCTGCAAATAGAAACAATCAATCAAATACATCTAGATTTATTGAGGATGGATCGTACCTAAGGGTTAAAAACCTTGTTATCGGTTATAGACTTCCTGCGGATGTATTGGAGAGAGTGAAGTTAAGAAGTGTTAGGTTCTATGCACAAGCTCAAAACCTATTGACTTTCACCAACTACTCTGGATTTGACCCTGAAGTAAACTTCGCTGGTACTTCAAATACAACGATTGGTGTAGATTTCTACACTTTCCCGCAGCCTAGAACTTATACATTTGGTGTTAACATAGGATTTTAA
- a CDS encoding four helix bundle protein, translating to MHRYKELRVWQKAIDLAVEVYRITEKLPKEERYGLISQMNRSAVSIPSNIAKGAGRNLEKDFNNFLGIALGSSFELDTQVIISNRLEYIKQQDFEYLENELEHLQNMITKLKMSLNLQ from the coding sequence ATGCATAGATACAAAGAACTACGAGTATGGCAAAAGGCCATAGATTTGGCTGTAGAAGTTTACAGAATTACTGAAAAACTTCCTAAAGAGGAGAGGTATGGCTTAATTAGTCAAATGAATAGATCGGCTGTTTCTATTCCATCCAATATTGCTAAAGGAGCAGGTAGAAATTTAGAAAAAGATTTTAACAATTTTCTGGGAATTGCCTTGGGGTCTTCCTTTGAGTTGGACACTCAGGTAATTATTTCAAATAGGTTGGAGTACATTAAACAGCAAGATTTTGAGTATTTAGAAAATGAATTAGAACATCTTCAGAATATGATAACCAAGCTGAAGATGAGTTTGAATCTTCAATAA
- the lpdA gene encoding dihydrolipoyl dehydrogenase, whose amino-acid sequence MYDVIVIGSGPGGYVAAIRAAQLGMKTAIIEKYPTLGGTCLNVGCIPSKALLDSSEHYHNAAHTFKTHGINLSSLKVDLKQMIARKDDVVKQNVDGIDYLMKKNKIDVHQGLGSFVDKTTVKVTKDDGSSENIQGKNIIIATGSKPASLPFIKLDKDRVITSTEALKMKEIPKHLIVIGGGVIGMELGSVYGRMGAKVSVVEYMDSLIPTMDRTMGKELQKSLKKLGFEFFLKHKVVAVESKGKEVTVKAENSKGETVELKGDYVLVSIGRKPYTEGLNAEAAGVKITDRGQVEVDNHLRTNVPNIYAIGDVVKGAMLAHKAEEEGTFVAEVIAGQKPHINYLLIPGVVYTWPEVAAVGYTEEQLKEKGIKYKAGKFPFMASGRARASMDTDGLVKVLADAETDEILGVHMIGPRTADMIAEAVVAMEFRASAEDIARMSHAHPTYTEAFKEACLAATDNRALHI is encoded by the coding sequence ATGTACGACGTAATCGTAATTGGCTCCGGACCTGGAGGGTATGTGGCAGCTATCAGAGCAGCTCAATTGGGAATGAAAACTGCCATCATTGAAAAATATCCAACACTTGGCGGAACATGCTTGAATGTTGGCTGTATTCCTTCAAAGGCACTTTTGGATTCATCTGAACATTACCACAATGCTGCTCACACTTTCAAAACGCATGGGATCAACTTGAGCAGCTTGAAAGTTGATTTGAAGCAGATGATCGCTAGAAAAGATGATGTTGTCAAGCAGAATGTGGATGGAATTGATTACTTGATGAAGAAAAATAAAATTGATGTTCATCAAGGTTTGGGTTCTTTTGTCGATAAAACAACTGTGAAGGTGACCAAGGATGACGGTTCTTCAGAAAATATCCAAGGCAAAAACATCATCATCGCCACAGGTTCAAAGCCTGCGTCACTTCCTTTTATCAAACTAGATAAAGACCGAGTGATTACTTCTACGGAAGCCTTGAAAATGAAAGAAATTCCTAAGCACCTGATCGTAATCGGTGGTGGTGTGATCGGAATGGAATTGGGTTCTGTTTATGGTAGAATGGGAGCGAAAGTTTCTGTTGTTGAGTACATGGATTCTTTAATTCCAACTATGGACAGAACGATGGGCAAGGAATTGCAAAAGTCTTTGAAAAAATTGGGCTTTGAGTTTTTCTTGAAACATAAAGTGGTAGCAGTAGAAAGCAAAGGTAAAGAGGTAACAGTAAAAGCTGAGAATTCTAAAGGAGAAACCGTAGAATTGAAAGGTGATTATGTGCTGGTATCTATTGGCAGAAAACCTTACACTGAGGGATTGAATGCTGAAGCTGCTGGAGTAAAAATCACCGATCGTGGACAAGTAGAAGTAGATAATCATTTGAGAACAAATGTGCCAAACATCTACGCTATCGGTGATGTAGTCAAAGGCGCAATGCTTGCGCACAAGGCTGAGGAAGAAGGAACTTTCGTAGCAGAAGTGATTGCAGGTCAAAAGCCGCATATCAATTATCTGCTGATTCCTGGAGTAGTTTACACTTGGCCGGAAGTAGCGGCAGTAGGATATACTGAAGAGCAATTGAAGGAGAAAGGGATCAAATACAAAGCTGGCAAGTTCCCATTCATGGCATCAGGTAGAGCAAGGGCATCAATGGATACAGATGGTTTGGTGAAGGTACTTGCTGATGCCGAGACAGATGAGATCTTAGGAGTTCACATGATCGGTCCAAGAACAGCTGATATGATTGCTGAAGCGGTTGTTGCCATGGAATTCCGTGCATCTGCTGAAGACATCGCTAGAATGTCACATGCACATCCAACTTACACGGAAGCTTTCAAAGAAGCTTGTTTGGCTGCTACGGATAATAGGGCATTGCATATTTAG
- a CDS encoding 2-oxoglutarate dehydrogenase E1 component: MDKYSYIANAHVAYIDELYAEYKNNPESVDPSWKTFFDGFEFAITQYGEDENGGAQVTNISSSQPAANGSLATRGTIMDMEQLPKEIKVRALIHAHRSRAHLRSKTNPVRERRDRKALIDLEDFGLDQNDLNTEFQAGNEIGIGAAKLSKIIESLKTIYEGPMGFEYLYIRDPEMLDWLKTKIEKEALSFNPPTEEKKRILSKLNEAVVFENFLHTKYLGQKRFSLEGGESTIPFLDAVINKGAQLGVEEVMIGMAHRGRLNVLANIMGKTYEQIFSEFEGTAKPDLTMGDGDVKYHMGYSSDITTQDDKKVNLKLAPNPSHLEAVNPVVEGFIRAKIDSQHQGDSTKALPILIHGDAAVAGQGIVYEVTQMAGLKGYNTGGTIHFVINNQVGFTTDFDDARSSIYCTDVAKIIDAPVIHVNGDDAEAVVFAARLAAEFRQKFRKDIFIDMVCYRRHGHNESDEPKFTQPELYNIISKHSNPREIYVKRLSERGDLDAKIAKQMDAEFRQLLQDRLNMVKEKPLPYQFTKFEKEWQSLRRSTPEDFEQSPDTSISQDFIEKVADAITHVPKGFKPIKQIDIQLKQRKDMFFNAKSLNWASAELLAYGSLLLEGKTVRLTGQDVQRGTFSHRHAVVHDSTTNKPYNFLKEMKDSKGQFSIYNSLLSEYAVLGFEYGYAMASPNSLAIWEAQFGDFANGAQTMIDQFISSGESKWQKMNGLVMLLPHGYEGQGPEHSNARPERFLQLSAEYNMVVANITEPSNFFHLLRRQMAWEFRKPCIVMSPKSLLRHPKVVSPIEEFTSGSFREIILDNTVKAKDVRRVLLCSGKIYYDLEEMREKEKVKDVAIIRIEQLHPLPKKQMTEALKAYKDAEIVWVQEEPENMGYWNYILRMLYKELPMDVIARKMSASPATGYNKVHVEEQLNIVKKALKLS, translated from the coding sequence ATGGATAAATATTCCTATATCGCCAATGCACATGTAGCCTACATAGATGAGCTATATGCAGAATACAAGAACAATCCCGAGTCTGTTGATCCAAGTTGGAAGACATTTTTTGATGGTTTTGAATTTGCCATCACTCAATATGGAGAGGATGAAAACGGTGGAGCGCAAGTTACCAATATTTCGAGCAGCCAACCTGCAGCCAATGGCTCACTTGCTACACGCGGTACCATCATGGATATGGAGCAACTGCCGAAGGAAATCAAAGTAAGGGCCTTGATTCACGCTCACAGATCTAGAGCCCATCTTCGTTCAAAAACAAACCCTGTAAGGGAAAGAAGAGATAGGAAAGCATTGATTGATTTGGAAGATTTTGGTTTGGATCAAAATGATTTGAACACGGAATTTCAGGCAGGAAATGAGATTGGAATAGGGGCAGCTAAGCTTTCTAAAATCATTGAATCTCTTAAAACGATCTATGAAGGCCCAATGGGATTTGAGTATCTCTATATCAGAGATCCTGAGATGTTGGATTGGTTGAAGACTAAAATTGAAAAAGAAGCACTTTCTTTCAATCCTCCAACAGAAGAAAAGAAAAGAATACTTTCTAAACTCAACGAAGCAGTTGTTTTCGAAAACTTCTTACATACCAAATATCTTGGACAGAAAAGATTTTCCCTTGAAGGTGGTGAAAGCACAATTCCATTTTTGGATGCAGTCATCAATAAAGGTGCCCAATTAGGAGTAGAGGAAGTCATGATTGGTATGGCACACAGAGGAAGATTAAATGTCCTTGCCAACATCATGGGAAAAACATACGAACAAATTTTCTCAGAATTTGAAGGAACGGCGAAGCCTGACCTGACCATGGGTGATGGTGATGTGAAGTATCACATGGGCTATTCTAGTGATATCACCACCCAAGATGATAAGAAGGTCAACTTAAAGCTAGCTCCAAACCCGTCTCACTTAGAGGCGGTTAATCCTGTTGTAGAAGGTTTTATAAGAGCAAAAATTGATTCCCAACATCAAGGAGATTCTACCAAAGCACTTCCAATTCTTATTCATGGTGATGCGGCTGTTGCCGGTCAAGGGATAGTATATGAAGTTACCCAAATGGCAGGCTTGAAAGGCTACAATACTGGTGGGACTATTCATTTTGTGATCAACAACCAAGTTGGTTTTACGACTGATTTTGATGATGCCAGATCATCCATTTACTGTACAGATGTAGCCAAAATCATTGACGCACCTGTGATTCACGTGAATGGAGATGATGCAGAAGCAGTAGTTTTTGCAGCAAGATTGGCAGCAGAATTCCGTCAAAAATTCAGAAAGGATATTTTTATTGACATGGTCTGCTACCGTCGTCATGGTCATAATGAATCTGACGAACCGAAATTTACGCAGCCAGAGCTTTATAATATCATTTCTAAGCATTCAAACCCAAGAGAGATTTATGTAAAGAGACTTTCTGAAAGAGGGGATCTTGATGCAAAAATTGCCAAGCAGATGGATGCTGAGTTTAGGCAATTGCTTCAGGATAGATTGAATATGGTGAAGGAAAAACCTCTTCCGTATCAATTTACCAAGTTTGAGAAGGAGTGGCAATCACTTAGAAGATCAACACCTGAGGATTTTGAGCAATCTCCGGACACTTCCATTTCTCAAGATTTTATCGAAAAAGTAGCTGATGCGATCACACACGTCCCAAAAGGTTTCAAGCCTATCAAGCAAATTGATATTCAGCTGAAACAAAGAAAAGACATGTTTTTCAATGCTAAATCATTGAACTGGGCTTCTGCTGAGTTACTGGCTTATGGTTCTTTGCTTTTGGAAGGGAAGACTGTTAGGTTGACTGGTCAGGATGTTCAGAGAGGTACATTTTCTCACAGACATGCAGTAGTACATGACTCTACGACCAACAAGCCTTACAATTTCCTCAAGGAAATGAAGGATAGCAAGGGTCAATTTTCCATCTACAATTCACTCCTATCAGAATATGCAGTATTAGGATTCGAATATGGCTATGCAATGGCAAGCCCAAATTCGCTAGCGATATGGGAAGCGCAATTTGGAGATTTCGCTAATGGTGCACAGACTATGATTGATCAGTTTATCTCTTCTGGAGAATCTAAGTGGCAAAAAATGAATGGTTTGGTCATGCTTCTTCCTCACGGATACGAAGGTCAAGGACCGGAACACTCTAATGCTCGCCCGGAGAGATTTTTGCAGCTTTCTGCGGAGTATAATATGGTTGTAGCAAACATTACCGAGCCTTCCAATTTCTTCCACTTATTGAGAAGACAAATGGCATGGGAATTTAGAAAGCCATGTATCGTGATGTCACCAAAATCACTTTTGAGACATCCGAAGGTTGTTTCTCCAATTGAAGAATTCACCTCAGGTAGTTTTAGAGAAATAATTTTAGACAATACTGTCAAGGCTAAAGATGTGAGGCGCGTCCTTCTTTGTTCTGGGAAAATCTACTATGATCTTGAAGAAATGAGAGAAAAGGAAAAAGTAAAAGACGTAGCCATCATTAGAATTGAGCAACTCCATCCGCTTCCTAAAAAGCAAATGACCGAAGCCTTGAAAGCTTACAAAGATGCCGAGATCGTATGGGTTCAGGAAGAGCCAGAAAATATGGGATATTGGAATTACATTTTAAGGATGCTATATAAAGAGCTTCCAATGGATGTTATTGCACGAAAAATGAGTGCTTCCCCAGCTACAGGCTACAACAAAGTCCATGTAGAAGAGCAATTAAATATTGTTAAAAAAGCATTAAAACTTTCATAA
- the odhB gene encoding 2-oxoglutarate dehydrogenase complex dihydrolipoyllysine-residue succinyltransferase — translation MSLEIKVPTVGESISEVTIGQWFKKDGDFVEMDEVICELESDKATFELAAEAAGILKTMAAEGDILEIGAVICEINTDGQAGGKIEKSEKPAESSSSSAGGKTGEVKDMIVPTVGESITEVTLANWLKADGDYVELDEIIAEVDSDKATFELPAEANGILRHVAQEGDTLEIGGLICKIEVMEGGAPASDDSKEEVSDKSSGTSTSDKETYATGHASPAATKILAEKGISANDVKGTGKDGRITKEDAEKAEKSAPKPAASKPAESKKEEKSEAAPKVAGSRDSRREKMTSLRKTVSRRLVSVKNETAMLTTFNEVNMGPIMEMRKKFKDQFKEKHGVNLGFMSFFTKAVCVALQEWPAVNAQIDGNEIVYNDFCDISIAVSAPKGLVVPVIRNAEAMSFEEIEKEVVRLATKARDNKLSIEEMTGGTFTLTNGGIFGSMMSTPIINAPQSAILGMHNIVERPMAVNGEVKILPMMYLALSYDHRIIDGRESVSFLVRVKQLLEDPTRLLFGV, via the coding sequence ATGAGCCTAGAAATCAAAGTCCCTACCGTAGGGGAATCTATCAGTGAAGTGACCATTGGACAGTGGTTCAAAAAAGACGGCGACTTCGTAGAAATGGATGAAGTGATCTGTGAATTGGAATCCGATAAAGCAACTTTTGAATTGGCAGCAGAGGCTGCAGGTATTTTGAAAACCATGGCAGCTGAAGGAGATATCTTAGAAATCGGTGCTGTGATCTGTGAAATCAATACTGATGGTCAAGCTGGAGGAAAAATTGAAAAATCAGAAAAACCTGCTGAATCTTCTTCTTCATCTGCAGGAGGAAAAACTGGCGAGGTGAAAGATATGATCGTTCCAACAGTAGGTGAGTCGATCACTGAAGTTACTTTGGCCAACTGGCTAAAAGCTGATGGAGATTATGTGGAATTGGACGAAATCATCGCTGAAGTAGATTCTGACAAAGCAACTTTTGAACTTCCTGCGGAGGCAAATGGAATTTTGAGACATGTTGCACAGGAAGGCGATACGTTAGAAATCGGAGGATTGATCTGTAAGATTGAAGTGATGGAAGGTGGAGCACCAGCATCAGACGATTCTAAGGAAGAGGTCTCTGATAAATCTTCAGGTACATCTACATCTGATAAAGAAACTTATGCCACAGGTCATGCTTCTCCCGCAGCTACGAAGATTCTTGCAGAAAAAGGAATCAGTGCCAATGACGTGAAAGGAACTGGCAAGGATGGTAGAATCACGAAAGAAGATGCTGAAAAAGCTGAAAAATCTGCTCCTAAACCAGCAGCATCAAAACCAGCTGAATCCAAAAAAGAAGAAAAATCTGAAGCTGCTCCAAAGGTAGCTGGATCAAGAGATAGTAGAAGAGAGAAAATGACTTCTCTTCGAAAAACTGTTTCCAGAAGATTGGTTTCTGTGAAAAACGAAACAGCCATGTTGACCACGTTCAATGAAGTGAACATGGGTCCAATCATGGAAATGAGAAAGAAATTCAAAGATCAATTCAAGGAGAAGCATGGTGTGAACCTTGGTTTCATGTCTTTCTTCACCAAAGCAGTATGCGTGGCATTGCAAGAATGGCCTGCTGTGAATGCTCAAATTGATGGAAACGAAATCGTTTATAATGATTTCTGTGATATTTCTATTGCTGTTTCTGCGCCAAAAGGACTTGTAGTTCCTGTCATCAGAAATGCTGAGGCCATGAGCTTTGAAGAAATCGAAAAAGAAGTAGTGAGATTGGCTACCAAAGCGAGAGACAATAAATTGTCTATTGAGGAAATGACAGGTGGTACATTCACTTTGACTAATGGTGGAATCTTCGGTTCCATGATGTCAACTCCGATCATCAACGCCCCTCAGTCAGCGATTCTTGGAATGCACAATATTGTAGAAAGACCAATGGCAGTTAACGGAGAAGTAAAAATCCTTCCAATGATGTACTTGGCACTTTCTTATGACCACAGAATCATTGACGGCAGAGAATCCGTAAGCTTCCTGGTACGAGTGAAGCAGCTTCTTGAAGACCCGACGAGGCTGTTGTTTGGAGTCTAA